The Desulfobacterales bacterium sequence GAACTTGACTGGATAACGACGGTCAACACTAAACCTGCAAACACACATTTTACGATCTGCCAGATTGTATCCGCATTAAACTGCGCAAAAAACGGAAGAAATTGCGGATCGGCCCGAAGCGGATAAAACGCCGTTTCCATCAGTTTGAGGCCAAAGAACAGCATGCCGAAACCAAGCACAATCTGTCCGAAATTTCTGACTTTCTTGTTTTTTGAAAACAGATAAAAGCCCACACCGATGCCGAGTATCGGAAGGGCAAATCGGGTAATTTTAATAACGATAATCCAAGAGGTTATCGTTGTGCCGATGTTGGCCCCCATCACAATACCGACCGCCTGGGACAGTTCCATCAGGCCTGCATTGATGAAGCCCACGACCATTACCGTGGTGGCTGAACTCGACTGGATAATGGCCGTGACACTCAAACCGACCATGACCCCCATCACCCGGTTATGGGTTAATAAGGCAAAAAATTTTTTAATGCGATTTCCGGCAACCAGCTGAAGGCCGGAAGACATGGTCTTCATTCCATATAAAAATATACCCAGCCCGCCGATAAGATTAAATATGACCGATACCCAATTCATAAGCTATACTTTATCATTTTTTGCGGCATTCATAGAAATTGATCGAATCAACTCTTTTCTTTCCGTATCCGTCAGATATCGCCAGGCACCTTCGGCAAGCCCCCCCAACCGGATATGCGCAATGCGAATCCGTTTTAACTGCGTCACCTTGTTTCCGATTTTTCCGACCATCCGCCGAATCTGACGATTCCTGCCCTCTTTGAGCACAATCGTAAACCGATTTGAATCAATGCGCCGGACATCGGCGGCTCTGGTCTTTTTCCCCATTATGGACATGCCTTTTTTCAACTTCCCCAGCGCGCTGGCAGCAATAGGCATCGATACCGATACGTCATACTCTTTCTCGTGATCGAATGAAGGATGCGAGAGGCCATGATGAATCCTGCCATCATTGGTCAAGAGCAGCAGACCGGTGGAATCCTTGTCCAGCCGCCCGACAGGATAGAGCCTCCGGGCGATATCAACCAGATCGATGACCACTTTATCTCCCGGCTGAAGGCAGCTCGTGACATACCCTTTTGGCTTGTTCAACGCGATATAAACCAGTTCCTGATGGTACTCGACAGGATTGGCGTCAAATTCGACCCGATCCAGGTCCGGATCCACGCGGGTTCCAAGCTCGGTGACAATTTTGCCGTTTACGGTAACGCGTCCCTGCCGGATATGGACCTCAGCCTGACGCCTGGAACAGATCCCGGCCGCCGACAAAAATTTCTGAAGCCGCATCAATCCCGTTGCACAACATTCTGATCCGGCTGATTCGGATCGATTTTCAATTGAATCAGCTCCTGTAATCGGCATTGATTTTCACATAATCCACCGAAAAATCGCAGGTAAATACGGTCGCCTGTCCTTTCCCGGAATTCAAATCCACGGTAACGGTAAACTCCGGTTTCCGGAGCACTCGAGTCGCCGGCTCTTCCGTAGCTTGTCCGCAACTCACCCCGTTTTGCGCCATCATTACGTCATCAAAATAGATATCAATGCGATCCGGCTCAACCGGAACACCGGCCCGGCCGACAGCGGCAATAATTCTGCCCCAATTGGCATCTTCACCAAAAAACGCTGTCTTGACCAGACTGGAATTGGCAACCGTTTCGGCAACACGCCTGGCATCCGCATCCGACAGCGCGCCCTTGGCCACAACCTCGATCAGCTTGGTTGCCCCCTCACCGTCTCTGACGATCATTTTAGCAAGCTCGAACAGAAGGTCATTGAGAACTTCCTGAAATAACCTTTCATGATCCGCAGTGAGAATCTCAGCCCCTGAACGGCCATTTGCCAGAAGCAGTACGGAATCGTTGGTGCTGGTATCGCCATCGATCGTAATCCGATTAAATGACTGGTCTACGGCAGGAGAAAGAACCCGTGCCAGCACATTGGAAGAAACTTTGAGATCCGTACAGACAAAACAAAGCATCGTGGCCATATCCGGCCGTATCATTCCGGCCCCCTTAGCCACTGCAACCACCGTAAACGGAACCCCGTCAATGTCGGCCTGTCGTGAAACGACTTTGGGAACCGTGTCCGTGGTCATTATGGCGGTTGCCAGATCCATGATGCCATCTTCTTTCAATGAACGGATCAGTTCGGGAGCGGCAGCCGCTATCTTTTCTACAGGTAACGGCTGCCCGATGACCCCGGTGGAGGCCACCAGCACCCGTTCATCTGAAATATTCAGTTCATCTGCTGCACAGCGGGCCATGGCAATTGAATCTGCCATGGATCGACTGCCGGCACAACAATTGGCATTACCGCTGTTTACAATTACGGCCTGGGCGACACCCGACTTTACCCGTTCTTTATCCAGAATAACCGGTGCGGCCCGGACTCTGTTTTTGGTAAACACCCCGGCCGCAGTTGCCTCAGTTTCAGAAAAAATAAGCCCGAGGTCGTTATGATTATTTTTTTTCAGACCCGCGGCAACCCCACTGAATTTAAAGCCTTTGCATTTGATAATATTATTTTTCATCTTTCAATTTCTCTTCAGATACGTTAGCGTTAATAAGCACCCCGCCCCATCAGGGCAGGGGTATCACCAAAACGGGAATCTTGCTTTTTCTGATCACCCGTTTTGAATTACTTCCCATCAGGGTTTCCTTAAAACCGCCATGGCCATGGGTTCCCATAATAATTAAATCACAGGCATTCTTTTCAGCCTCCAGGATAATCACATCAGAGGGTTTTCCTGTTTTAACGATAATTTCATCCGCCTGGAATGTGTGCTGTCCCATTTCTTCATTGGTTTCTTTACAGAAAGAAACCACCCGTTTTTCAAGCAGTTCAATGGTTTCAGAAGAAATCTCATTTTTCAGTGATTTCCATTTAGATTCTCCAAAATAGGGGGCTAACGAATTATCCAGACTTTCAGAAATTTCTTCAAGCACGTGCAGTACTATCACTTTCGACCCGTAACATCCGGCAAGGCTCACCGAATAAGCAAGCGCAAATTTAGAATTATAGGACAAATCGTTGGCAAAAAGAATTTTCTTTATTTTTGGAATCATAACATCCTCCGGCTTTAACTGAAAAACTATTTTTGGATAATCACTGATTCTGATTGGCTTGTTGCCGATTTCATTTGACAGAATACCGGCATAATGTCAATCCACATAACCATTTTATTCAGGCACAATAGACGCCCTTGATTATGGATCACTGCGATATTCCATGCTGAAACGATAACTTCCGGCCTCTTCGGCTTCTGTGCCGGGCCCGGAATTTATCCCCCGACATCCGAACCGCATTGCTGCGGTTACCATCATGAATCTTTTGAGCGCCGGAGTTGAATATACTCGATATCACTGACGTAAATTTCCTGCAACCGGTATTGAAGGCCTGTACCAAATGGGGGCTTGATCATAACTGCGGCCATATTTTGCTGTGCGTATCCTCTGAGTCCCGCCCGTTGCCGGCGTACGACATGGCGCGATCCGGGGAAAAGATGCCGGCAATGGGCGGGACGGACCCCGTGACATGGTGGCCGCAGTTATGATCAAGCCCGAAAATGGCAATTGATCTACTCTGCAACTTATGATATTTTTTTGATTTTTACGTTACATTTATACCTCACGGCATCAGGCCTGCCGCCTTTCGGATGAACAGATGCAGCATTGTCGCTGTTCGGGCTGAAGAGACAAACCATTTTCCGAACCGGATTGATCCGAGTTATGCGTCAAGAAACACCCAAAAATTTCAAACTCGTTATCGAATATGACGGAAGCGCTTACCATGGCTGGCAAAGACAAAAACATCATCCGACGGTTCAGGAAAAAATCGAAAAAGCCTTGCACACCATGACCGGAGAGATCATCATATTAAACGGCTCCGGAAGAACAGATGCCGGTGTCCACGCACTGGGCCAGGTGGCAAATTTCAAGTGTCCCACTGCATTGACGCCGCCGGTATTTCTAAAAGGACTAAACAGCCTCCTGCCCGATGATATCGTCATTACGTCATGTGAACAAACCGATATAAAATTTCATGCCCGATTTGATGCAAAAAGCAAAACGTATCGTTACTGCATTTTGAATCGAGAAATCCCGTCTGCGGTGAATCGTCAATATGCATGGTTTGTCCGCAGGCATCTGAATGTGGATGAAATGAAAAAAGGCGCCGCTCATATGATTGGCACCCATGATTTCAAATCTTTTGAAAAAACCGGCAGCCCCAGGCCCCATACGATTCGAACCGTTATGAAGGTTGACCTGATCATAAAAGATGACGCACATATTTTCATCGATGTGGAAGCGAACGGCTTTCTGAGATGCATGGTCCGGAATATGGTAGGAACGCTTGTATGTGTCGGAAGTGCGAAGCTCACGGCGGAAGATATCATCAGGATTATCAGGTCAAAAAACCGGAAACTGGCCGGTCCCACCGCTCCTGCACATGGACTGTTTCTGAAACAGGTCTATTATTGATCCGTCGCGCAACCGTTCAACAGGCCGTCAGCTGGCGGTCCTGCTTTTCATCTCTTCGATCCGCTGATTATAAAATGTAATCACTTCCCTCCGGTTTAACATTCCGATCAGGACCGAATGATCATCCTCACTGACCACCGGAAGGCTGTCGATATTTTTTATCGTAAACTTTTTAAGTACTGAATTCAGATCCTCCGAAGGTGTCGTCACAATGATATCCGTAGTGGCGATGTCCTTCATGACCACAAGCTGCTCGATGCCCTGGGAAAACAGGACGCCCCGGATATCGGTGCTTGAAAAAATTCCGGTCAGCCGGTTGTGCTGGTTTACCACCGGAAAATAATGCTGCTTGGTTTTTGAAAAAAATATTCTGAATTCTGAAAACGACATACGCTCCGGGATCTGTTTCACATCCTTGAGCAGATGCATCAAATCCTTGACCCGTATCGTCTGGAGAATATCCACAAAAAAATGCCCTGCGTGTGCCGGTGAGTCAATTTTATTTTTGACCTGTTTCGAATAGATCGTCCATTTCTGGGAAGCCAGATAACTGACCGAGCATACCAGCATGCTAGGCAAGAGCAGATGATACGAATTGGTCATTTCACTGACAAAAATAATGGTGGAAATCGGTGTATTTGACACGGCTGTAAAAAATCCCGCCATGCCTACCACGACGAACGCCCCGGGCGCTGTCACCACTGCCGGCATGATCAGGTGAAACAGCTGGCCAACCACTCCGCCCGTGGCACCGCCGATAACGATCGATGGGCCGAAAACGCCCCCGCTTCCTCCGGACCCGATGGAAAAGGATGTGGTGATAATCTTGCCGATGGCAAGTGTAAACAAAAATGGGATGGTCAGTTCACTGTGCAGGGCCTGCTGAGCAAAACCGTATCCGAATGCCAGGGTATGGGGCAGGAAAAAACCGACAATACCGGTACACAGGCCCCCAATGGCCGGTTTAATATGATTGGGGACATGGAGCCGCTTGAACAGGCCGTTGATGCCGTAAAAAGTTTTAATGTAAACAATGCCGACAGCAACCAGTACCAGTGCCAGCACCAGATATGGACCAAGTTCCAGCGGATTTCGAAATAGAAAATCAGGAGATTGAAACAACGATCCCCAGCCGAACACCAGACAAAACACACAGTAGGCCACTACAGACGAGATCCCGGCAGG is a genomic window containing:
- a CDS encoding pseudouridine synthase, with translation MPITGADSIENRSESAGSECCATGLMRLQKFLSAAGICSRRQAEVHIRQGRVTVNGKIVTELGTRVDPDLDRVEFDANPVEYHQELVYIALNKPKGYVTSCLQPGDKVVIDLVDIARRLYPVGRLDKDSTGLLLLTNDGRIHHGLSHPSFDHEKEYDVSVSMPIAASALGKLKKGMSIMGKKTRAADVRRIDSNRFTIVLKEGRNRQIRRMVGKIGNKVTQLKRIRIAHIRLGGLAEGAWRYLTDTERKELIRSISMNAAKNDKV
- the argJ gene encoding bifunctional glutamate N-acetyltransferase/amino-acid acetyltransferase ArgJ, with product MKNNIIKCKGFKFSGVAAGLKKNNHNDLGLIFSETEATAAGVFTKNRVRAAPVILDKERVKSGVAQAVIVNSGNANCCAGSRSMADSIAMARCAADELNISDERVLVASTGVIGQPLPVEKIAAAAPELIRSLKEDGIMDLATAIMTTDTVPKVVSRQADIDGVPFTVVAVAKGAGMIRPDMATMLCFVCTDLKVSSNVLARVLSPAVDQSFNRITIDGDTSTNDSVLLLANGRSGAEILTADHERLFQEVLNDLLFELAKMIVRDGEGATKLIEVVAKGALSDADARRVAETVANSSLVKTAFFGEDANWGRIIAAVGRAGVPVEPDRIDIYFDDVMMAQNGVSCGQATEEPATRVLRKPEFTVTVDLNSGKGQATVFTCDFSVDYVKINADYRS
- a CDS encoding universal stress protein: MIPKIKKILFANDLSYNSKFALAYSVSLAGCYGSKVIVLHVLEEISESLDNSLAPYFGESKWKSLKNEISSETIELLEKRVVSFCKETNEEMGQHTFQADEIIVKTGKPSDVIILEAEKNACDLIIMGTHGHGGFKETLMGSNSKRVIRKSKIPVLVIPLP
- the truA gene encoding tRNA pseudouridine(38-40) synthase TruA, whose translation is MRQETPKNFKLVIEYDGSAYHGWQRQKHHPTVQEKIEKALHTMTGEIIILNGSGRTDAGVHALGQVANFKCPTALTPPVFLKGLNSLLPDDIVITSCEQTDIKFHARFDAKSKTYRYCILNREIPSAVNRQYAWFVRRHLNVDEMKKGAAHMIGTHDFKSFEKTGSPRPHTIRTVMKVDLIIKDDAHIFIDVEANGFLRCMVRNMVGTLVCVGSAKLTAEDIIRIIRSKNRKLAGPTAPAHGLFLKQVYY
- a CDS encoding chloride channel protein, translated to MGVLSRFHKRIDSSARKAGTFRIAVAWKWAIRFALIGLIAGLGSIVFNYMCQLGTHYFMDLMAGYRPPAPAGEHHLIPPTHTPFNRWVLLFLPCFGGIVSGWLVYTFAPEAEGHGTDAAIDAYHRRGGYIRGRVPFIKTIASAVTLTTGGSGGREGPIAQIGAGFGSFLATRLKLSDSERRIMMAAGVGAGVGSIFRAPLAGALFAAEVLYRDPEFESEVIIPAGISSVVAYCVFCLVFGWGSLFQSPDFLFRNPLELGPYLVLALVLVAVGIVYIKTFYGINGLFKRLHVPNHIKPAIGGLCTGIVGFFLPHTLAFGYGFAQQALHSELTIPFLFTLAIGKIITTSFSIGSGGSGGVFGPSIVIGGATGGVVGQLFHLIMPAVVTAPGAFVVVGMAGFFTAVSNTPISTIIFVSEMTNSYHLLLPSMLVCSVSYLASQKWTIYSKQVKNKIDSPAHAGHFFVDILQTIRVKDLMHLLKDVKQIPERMSFSEFRIFFSKTKQHYFPVVNQHNRLTGIFSSTDIRGVLFSQGIEQLVVMKDIATTDIIVTTPSEDLNSVLKKFTIKNIDSLPVVSEDDHSVLIGMLNRREVITFYNQRIEEMKSRTAS